The genomic segment AATGAGGTCATACCACTCGAGATTATTTTTGCAATTGCCCAAATAAAAGCCTCTGCTGCTCATGTAAACAATCATCTAGGTTTAATAACTACAGAAACTGCTCAATTTATTACCGAAGCAAGTTTAGAAATTATTGAAGGAAAACATAATGATCAATTCCCAGTGAGAGTTTGGCAAACAGGCAGTGGTACTCAAACAAATATGAACGTCAATGAGGTGATCAGCAATATAGCTTCAAAACGTTCAAATAATACGTTAGGTAGTCATAAGCCAATACATCCCAATGATCATGTCAATTGCTCTCAATCAACAAACGATGTTTTTCCAGCTGCAATCCAAATAGCCACAATAGTCACCTTAAAAGACACATTAATACCTGAATTAACCAAACTCATTGATGTATTCCATCAAAAAAGTAAAGAATGGAAAGATATTATAAAAATAGGACGTACCCATCTTCAAGATGCAGTACCTCTAACTCTTGGACAAGAAGTCTCTGCTTGGGCTTCTCAATTAGAGACTGCTTTAAAACGCATTGAAATCAACATCGAGGAACTTTATCCGCTTCCACTTGGAGGAACCGCTATTGGTACAGGGATTAATACTCCTAAGGATTTCGATAATTTAATCGCTCTTGAAATAGCCAAACAAACAAATTTACCTTTTAAAACTGCAGCTAATAAATTTGCCATCATGGCTAGTCATGATGGTCTTGTAAATATAATGTCTCAAATAAAATTACTAGCCGTCACTTTTCTCAAAATTGTTAATGATCTTCGACTTTTATCTTGTGGACCAAGAGCTGGATTATCAGAACTACAGCTTCCAGCCAATGAACCTGGTAGCTCAATAATGCCAGGGAAAATTAATCCTACTCAATGCGAAGCCATGGCAATGGTGTGTACGCAAATAATTGGCATGGACACCTCAGTATCGATCGCAGGAAGTGGAGGACATCTACAAATGAATGTCTATAAACCACTGATTGGCTACAACATTATAACAAGTATCAACCTTATTCAAAATGCCTGTAAGAGTTGCAGAGAGAATATGATTGAAGGTATTCAACCTAATAAAGAAAAAATCAAACAATTTCTAGACAATTCTTTGATGTTGGTAACCGCCTTATCTCCATCAATAGGATACGAAAAAGCAAGTAAAATTGCTCAACTAGCCCATGAAAAGAATCTAAGTCTAAGACAAGCTTCCAGTCAATTAAATTATCTTGATCAAGAAGAATTTGATAAACTCATGAGTCCAAAATCAATGATTGGAAGTGATTGAAAAAAAGTTTTTTTAATCTCCATTATGTCTTTCAGTCGCTGGATTAGTAAGTTCATGATTTTTTTCTTTTGCTTGATTAATATCTTCAGCTTCACGAACTGGAAATCTATCCATTAATTTCATCGCTGCCTTAGCATTATTTCTGAGTTGTCTACTCACAGACTCGCAATAGGGAATCTGTGAAAGTAAATCATTTGTCCTTCTAAGAATTCTTACTACATCTCCCTCATCTAAAGAAGTATTTGAAATTAGATCCGTCCAAGAACTTCCTCTAGCCCATGCCTCTACTAAACCCATTAACTCTGAACTCCATAAGATTGGAATTTCTATACCAAATCGTTCTTGAACTCTAAACAATTCTCTTCGAATATTTGATAAATCATTAAATGCTTCGTCCGCAACTGCACTTGGAATAAATCCAGACCATAGGTCAGGGCGATTGACTTCTGTAGCAATTGACTGAACAACTCCAGCTAATTCTGTTGGTGTTAGTTCATCAAGATGTCCACTCATCAAAACCAAGCCTAACCATAACTCATTTTCACCTCTCAGAGATCCAATACTCCTGCCGATCTCAGTAGGGTTTAAATCATCCAAGCATCCGAAGTGGTTTAGTACTTTAATTAGCGATAAGAAAGTTTCCCAGTGACGATTCGACCTGTCGTAAAGCATCTCCTCACGTTCATGTATTTCAATACCCAATTCGTCCATTTTTCGTCTATGTCTCTTTAATTTTTTCTTATCCCCCCATCGATGAGCTGGCTGAATCAATAATTCATCATCCAGAGATTTAACTAATTTAGCTTGAGATAAAACCTCACTAGCAAGATCATATTGAGCTGTTCTCATATCATTTTTCTGAGCCAAATTTGAAATCATTGAAGCTATTTCATTACTTAGTGAATCTCCGTGATGTATCTCACCTGGTCTACTAATTTCAGGAGTCGTAAGATGTGATACGTCTAAACAAGTCAAGTCAGCATAAAGACTAACAACTTCCTTACAAGCAATAAGTATCCAAATGTTTTCATCTGTTAAGCATAACAATTGAGTGTGTCTATCTCTTTTTTGTATTTTTTGAATAATGAC from the Prochlorococcus marinus str. NATL2A genome contains:
- a CDS encoding class II fumarate hydratase, with translation MSNMKRLEKDSLGSIDVPNDALWGAQTQRSILNFAIGNEVIPLEIIFAIAQIKASAAHVNNHLGLITTETAQFITEASLEIIEGKHNDQFPVRVWQTGSGTQTNMNVNEVISNIASKRSNNTLGSHKPIHPNDHVNCSQSTNDVFPAAIQIATIVTLKDTLIPELTKLIDVFHQKSKEWKDIIKIGRTHLQDAVPLTLGQEVSAWASQLETALKRIEINIEELYPLPLGGTAIGTGINTPKDFDNLIALEIAKQTNLPFKTAANKFAIMASHDGLVNIMSQIKLLAVTFLKIVNDLRLLSCGPRAGLSELQLPANEPGSSIMPGKINPTQCEAMAMVCTQIIGMDTSVSIAGSGGHLQMNVYKPLIGYNIITSINLIQNACKSCRENMIEGIQPNKEKIKQFLDNSLMLVTALSPSIGYEKASKIAQLAHEKNLSLRQASSQLNYLDQEEFDKLMSPKSMIGSD